The following are encoded together in the Microcaecilia unicolor chromosome 12, aMicUni1.1, whole genome shotgun sequence genome:
- the C12H11orf1 gene encoding UPF0686 protein C11orf1 homolog — protein sequence MAWANKSGKLLHDSKTCVVAEESYSPKTLQGNWYEERCDTKTVLEPKPLPSQRAHYYQTTYAAAYNREEKVPTRTTLEREPHIYPGHQPELDPPETKFIPKTCYMIDYVAPKQKHRALLAAMRGRAEETVEPEERGFTKASAMAAFRAGSAVPQPKWGPAGNRNIPQTTYMVDYVAPSERRKALRAFLDKTEGGTKDPQAEDKLSKSAAVSPFKVPPVFKKEPPIFSRYRPEPGPPKIQFVHKSCYMQDYVAPNLRI from the exons ATGGCTTGGGCAAACAAAAGTGGGAAGCTTCTGCACGACAGCAAAACATGCGTCGTTGCCGAAGAGTCTTACTCCCCTAAGACACTCCAGGGGAACTGGTATGAAGAGAGGTGTgacaccaaaacagtactagagCCCAAACCGCTCCCATCTCAG CGTGCTCACTATTACCAGACAACCTATGCAGCAGCTTACAACCGAGAAGAGAAAGTGCCTACGAGAACAA CACTTGAAAGAGAGCCTCACATCTACCCTGGACACCAGCCAGAACTGGATCCACCGGAGACCAAGTTCATTCCCAAGACCTGCTATATGATAGACTATGTAGCCCCGAAACAAAAGCACAGGGCCCTCCTGGCAGCTATGAGGGGGCGTGCTGAGGAAACTGTGGAGCCAGAAGAGCGGGGATTCACAAAAGCATCTGCAATGGCTGCCTTCCGCGCTGGCAGTGCTGTTCCCCAGCCAAAGTGGGGACCAGCCGGAAACAGAAACATTCCCCAGACCACCTACATGGTGGACTATGTGGCCCCAAGTGAACGTCGCAAAGCCCTGCGTGCTTTCCTAGACAAAACAGAAGGGGGCACCAAAGATCCACAGGCAGAGGACAAATTAAGTAAATCAGCTGCAGTTTCACCCTTCAAAGTTccaccagtttttaaaaaagaaCCTCCGATCTTCTCCAGGTACCGGCCCGAGCCAGGCCCGCCGAAAATCCAGTTCGTTCATAAGTCCTGCTATATGCAAGATTATGTGGCACCTAACCTAAGGATCTGA